In Nocardioides conyzicola, one genomic interval encodes:
- a CDS encoding SDR family oxidoreductase — protein MSILDRFEITGQVAIVTGAGRGLGAATAVALAEAGADVLISARTPEQLEVVAEQVRAIGRRCLVVPADLSDLDAVAGLAQTAYDEFGRLDTVVNNVGGTFPKEFLKTSPRFLNEAFSFNVATAHALTRAAVPLMLKDDDGKQKSVVTISSMMGRTADRGFVAYGTAKAALAHWTKMAAQDLSPRIRVNGIYVGSILTSALEFVAGQPELMGQLEGKTPLGRVGEPEDIAAGVLYLSSKAGQYVTGKLIEIDGGIQQPTLDLGFPDVAP, from the coding sequence ATGAGCATCCTCGACAGGTTCGAGATCACCGGCCAGGTCGCCATCGTCACCGGCGCGGGCCGCGGCCTCGGCGCCGCCACCGCCGTCGCGCTCGCCGAGGCCGGCGCCGACGTGCTCATCTCCGCCCGTACGCCGGAGCAGCTCGAGGTGGTTGCCGAGCAGGTCCGGGCCATCGGCCGGCGCTGCCTCGTCGTCCCCGCCGACCTCAGCGACCTCGACGCGGTCGCCGGCCTCGCGCAGACGGCGTACGACGAGTTCGGCCGCCTCGACACGGTCGTCAACAACGTCGGCGGCACGTTCCCCAAGGAGTTCCTCAAGACCAGCCCGCGCTTCCTCAACGAGGCGTTCAGCTTCAACGTCGCGACCGCGCACGCGCTGACCCGCGCCGCCGTACCCCTCATGCTCAAGGACGACGACGGGAAGCAGAAGAGCGTCGTCACGATCAGCTCGATGATGGGGCGTACGGCGGACCGCGGGTTCGTCGCCTACGGCACCGCCAAGGCCGCGCTCGCGCACTGGACCAAGATGGCCGCCCAGGACCTCTCGCCGCGGATCCGGGTCAACGGCATCTACGTCGGCTCGATCCTCACCAGCGCACTCGAGTTCGTCGCGGGCCAGCCCGAGCTGATGGGCCAGCTCGAGGGCAAGACGCCGCTCGGACGGGTCGGCGAGCCGGAGGACATCGCGGCCGGCGTGCTCTACCTGTCGTCGAAGGCCGGGCAGTACGTCACGGGCAAGCTGATCGAGATCGACGGCGGGATCCAGCAGCCGACCCTCGACCTCGGGTTCCCCGACGTGGCCCCGTAG
- a CDS encoding diacylglycerol kinase has protein sequence MGEPLKVVVWSTGTIGRHAIAGIDAHPALELVGVWVSNPAKDGKDAGELAELGRELGVLATTDRDALIALKPDCIVHTAMADDRVFECIGDLFGFIEAGINVTSSGPVLLQWPEKILPPEMLEQLAESGRRTGASLHVNGIDPGFANDVLPLALTSLSQRIDEVRVMEIADYSTYYQPVVMGDMFGFGRPMDYRPFLWEPGILTMAWGSVVRQIAAGLDIVLDEPLTEHVDQQPAPFDTDSVSGDVKAGTRGAVRFELRGQVDGVDRVVLEHVTRTHPDQMPEWPQPAEGGGGYRVIVTGEPFMQLDFTHHGEHGDHNVSGMITTAQRIVNAVPAVVASPGGLVTALDLPLITGRGLVSKA, from the coding sequence ATGGGAGAGCCACTGAAGGTCGTCGTCTGGTCCACGGGCACCATCGGCCGCCACGCGATCGCCGGGATCGACGCGCACCCGGCGCTGGAGCTGGTCGGGGTCTGGGTGTCCAACCCCGCCAAGGACGGCAAGGACGCCGGAGAGCTGGCCGAGCTCGGCCGCGAGCTCGGGGTCCTCGCCACCACCGACCGGGACGCGCTGATCGCGCTGAAGCCCGACTGCATCGTGCACACGGCGATGGCCGACGACCGGGTCTTCGAGTGCATCGGCGACCTGTTCGGGTTCATCGAGGCCGGCATCAACGTCACGTCGAGCGGTCCGGTCCTGCTCCAGTGGCCCGAGAAGATCCTGCCGCCGGAGATGCTCGAGCAGCTCGCCGAGTCGGGACGGCGTACGGGCGCGAGCCTGCACGTCAACGGCATCGACCCCGGCTTCGCCAACGACGTGCTCCCGCTCGCGCTCACCAGCCTGAGCCAGCGCATCGACGAGGTGCGGGTCATGGAGATCGCCGACTACTCGACGTACTACCAGCCCGTCGTCATGGGCGACATGTTCGGCTTCGGGCGCCCGATGGACTACCGGCCGTTCCTCTGGGAGCCCGGCATCCTGACCATGGCGTGGGGCAGCGTCGTGCGCCAGATCGCCGCCGGCCTCGACATCGTCCTCGACGAGCCGCTGACCGAGCACGTCGACCAGCAGCCGGCGCCGTTCGACACCGACTCGGTCTCCGGCGACGTCAAGGCCGGCACCCGCGGCGCGGTCCGGTTCGAGCTGCGGGGACAGGTCGACGGCGTCGACCGGGTCGTCCTCGAGCACGTCACCCGCACCCACCCCGACCAGATGCCCGAGTGGCCGCAACCGGCCGAGGGTGGCGGTGGCTACCGGGTGATCGTCACCGGCGAGCCGTTCATGCAGCTCGACTTCACCCACCACGGCGAGCACGGCGACCACAACGTCTCGGGGATGATCACGACCGCCCAGCGGATCGTCAACGCCGTCCCCGCCGTCGTCGCGTCGCCCGGCGGCCTGGTGACCGCCCTCGACCTGCCGCTCATCACCGGCCGAGGCCTGGTGAGCAAGGCATGA
- a CDS encoding NADH:flavin oxidoreductase gives MAPDVFAPTQLGPVKLRNRTVKAATFEGRAPHGHVTDALIDYHLAVARGGVGLTTVAYLAVAPEGRTHHEQIVVGPDTRDGLARLAAAIHDTGAAIAGQVGHAGPVANGRSNGVKAISASRMPSPLSMQMIRSATEADLTRVTKAYVATARTLVDAGFDVLELHMAHSYLISSFLAPGLNRRKDGYGGSLENRAKLGRQVARAVRDEVGDEVAVTAKISLSDGFKGGVTTDAGLEYAQLLESDGTLDALQLSGGSSLMNPMYLFRGEAPLTEFAATMPLVVRLGMKTPVGKGFLKTYPFEEAYFREKALRFRAALSLPLMLLGGINRTDTMEQAMEDGFDFVAMGRALLREPDLVNKLAAGRATEGVCIHCNRCMPTIYSGTRCPVITPAGFPG, from the coding sequence GTGGCTCCCGACGTGTTCGCCCCGACCCAGCTCGGCCCGGTCAAGCTCCGCAACCGGACGGTGAAGGCCGCGACGTTCGAGGGCCGGGCGCCGCACGGCCACGTGACCGACGCCCTGATCGACTACCACCTGGCCGTGGCGCGCGGCGGCGTCGGGCTGACCACCGTCGCCTACCTCGCCGTCGCGCCGGAGGGGCGGACCCACCACGAGCAGATCGTGGTCGGCCCGGACACCCGCGACGGCCTGGCCCGGCTGGCCGCGGCGATCCACGACACCGGCGCGGCGATCGCGGGGCAGGTCGGACACGCCGGCCCGGTGGCCAACGGTCGTTCCAACGGCGTCAAGGCGATCAGTGCCTCGCGGATGCCGAGCCCGCTCTCGATGCAGATGATCCGCTCGGCCACCGAGGCCGACCTGACCCGCGTCACCAAGGCGTACGTCGCGACCGCGCGCACGCTCGTCGACGCCGGCTTCGACGTCCTCGAGCTGCACATGGCGCACAGCTACCTGATCTCGTCGTTCCTGGCGCCGGGCCTCAACCGCCGCAAGGACGGGTATGGCGGCTCGCTGGAGAACCGCGCCAAGCTCGGACGCCAGGTGGCGCGCGCCGTACGCGACGAGGTCGGTGACGAGGTGGCGGTGACCGCCAAGATCTCCCTCTCGGACGGCTTCAAGGGGGGCGTGACAACCGACGCCGGGCTCGAGTACGCCCAGCTGCTCGAGTCCGACGGCACCCTCGACGCGCTGCAGCTCAGCGGTGGCTCGTCGCTGATGAACCCGATGTACCTCTTCCGCGGCGAGGCGCCGCTGACCGAGTTCGCCGCGACGATGCCCCTCGTCGTCCGCCTCGGGATGAAGACGCCGGTCGGCAAGGGCTTCCTCAAGACCTACCCCTTCGAGGAGGCGTACTTCCGGGAGAAGGCGCTGCGCTTCCGGGCCGCCCTGTCGCTGCCGCTGATGCTGCTCGGCGGCATCAACCGGACCGACACCATGGAGCAGGCGATGGAGGACGGCTTCGACTTCGTCGCCATGGGCCGGGCACTCCTCCGCGAGCCCGACCTGGTCAACAAGCTCGCCGCCGGCCGCGCCACCGAGGGCGTCTGCATCCACTGCAACAGGTGCATGCCGACCATCTACTCGGGCACGCGGTGTCCGGTGATCACGCCTGCGGGTTTCCCCGGCTGA
- a CDS encoding putative protein N(5)-glutamine methyltransferase: MKVIWVDTLGMGASSTMPYAELVATLRAAGCVFAEDEARVLTEAARDDASLAWMLARRVAGEPLELVVGFADFCGLRIAVAPGVFVPRQRSSALVRAAAAGLAAGDVVVDLCCGTGALGAALAAGVPGLEVYAADVDPDAVACARRNLPPDRVFEGDLYEALPGDLRGRVAALVVNAPYVPTDDIALMPPEARDHEHRVALDGGADGLDVQRGVVAGAGAWLAPGGRLLIESSRAQAPVTAALMAAAGLATAITLDDEVDGTVVIGTRS; the protein is encoded by the coding sequence ATGAAGGTGATCTGGGTGGACACGCTCGGCATGGGAGCATCATCGACCATGCCGTACGCCGAGCTGGTCGCCACCCTCCGCGCTGCCGGCTGCGTCTTCGCGGAGGACGAGGCCCGGGTGCTGACCGAGGCAGCTCGCGACGACGCCTCGCTGGCCTGGATGCTGGCGCGCCGGGTCGCCGGCGAGCCCCTGGAGCTGGTCGTCGGCTTCGCCGACTTCTGCGGGCTCCGGATCGCGGTCGCGCCGGGGGTCTTCGTGCCGCGGCAACGCTCGTCCGCGCTGGTCCGCGCCGCTGCAGCGGGGCTGGCCGCCGGGGACGTCGTCGTCGACCTGTGCTGCGGGACCGGCGCCCTCGGTGCGGCCCTGGCCGCCGGCGTACCCGGCCTGGAGGTGTACGCCGCCGACGTCGACCCGGACGCGGTCGCCTGTGCGCGGCGCAACCTGCCGCCGGACCGGGTGTTCGAGGGCGACCTCTACGAGGCCCTGCCCGGCGACCTCCGTGGCCGGGTGGCCGCGCTGGTCGTCAACGCGCCGTACGTCCCGACCGACGACATCGCCCTGATGCCACCGGAGGCCCGCGACCACGAGCACCGGGTCGCCCTCGACGGAGGCGCCGACGGGCTCGACGTGCAGCGCGGCGTCGTCGCCGGTGCGGGCGCGTGGCTGGCGCCCGGCGGGCGGCTGCTCATCGAGTCGAGCCGCGCCCAGGCGCCGGTTACCGCCGCACTGATGGCCGCCGCCGGCCTCGCCACCGCGATCACGCTCGATGACGAGGTCGACGGCACGGTCGTCATCGGGACCAGGAGCTGA